One Pagrus major chromosome 11, Pma_NU_1.0 genomic region harbors:
- the sgcb gene encoding beta-sarcoglycan, producing MASEQESSNGPVKKSMREKAIERRSINKEHNSNFKAGYVPIEEERLHKTGLRGRKGNMAVCIVVLLFLLALINLIITLVIWTVIRIGPNGCDSMEFHESGLLRFKQKADMGIVHPLHKSTVGGRKDQDLLLVGNNNPVVFQQGTTKLSVEKDKTSVVSDVGISFTDPRTQNTYFSTDFENHEFHLPKGVKVLSVKKASTERITSSATSDLNIKGDSKAIIRGNEGVNIMGRTVEFKMGGGIELKAENSIVLNGSVMFNATRIPNSAGDVYFDEGLERYKLCMCADGTLFRVQVKYHNMGCQTSDNPCRKAH from the exons ATGGCGTCCGAACAG GAGAGCTCCAATGGGCCTGTGAAGAAGTCCATGCGAGAGAAGGCTATAGAAAGACGCAGCATCAACAAGGAACACAACAGTAACTTCAAAGCAGGCTATGTACCCATAGAAGAGGAACGTCTCCATAAGACGGGGCTGAGGGGACGCAAGGGAAACATGGCTGTCTGCATCgttgtcctcctcttcctcctcgccTTAATTAACCTCATT ATTACTCTGGTAATATGGACAGTGATCCGGATCGGTCCCAATGGCTGCGACAGTATGGAGTTCCATGAGTCCGGCCTGCTGCGCTTCAAACAGAAGGCGGACATGGGCATCGTTCACCCACTGCACAAGAGCACAGTAGGAGGTCGTAAGGACCAGGACTTGCTTCTTGTCGGCAACAATAACCCG GTTGTGTTCCAGCAAGGCACCACTAAGCTGAGTGTAGAGAAAGACAAGACGTCAGTTGTCAGCGATGTTGGCATATCCTTCACAGACCCTCGTACACAGAACACGTACTTCAGCACAGACTTTGAAAACCACGAGTTCCATTTGCCCAAAGGGGTCAAAGTTCTCAGTGTTAAAAAGGCGTCCACAGAAAGG ATCACCAGTAGTGCTACATCGGACCTGAACATTAAAGGGGACAGCAAGGCCATCATTCGTGGAAACGAGGGCGTCAACATCATGGGCCGGACTGTGGAGTTCAAAATGGGTGGAGGCATCGAGCTCAAGGCT GAGAACAGTATCGTCCTCAACGGATCAGTCATGTTCAACGCCACGCGCATCCCTAATTCCGCTGGAGATGTGTATTTCGATGAGGGTCTGGAAAGGTACaagctgtgcatgtgtgcagaTGGGACTCTGTTCCGTGTGCAGGTAAAATATCACAACATGGGCTGCCAGACCTCAGATAACCCATGTAGAAAAGCTCACTAG